In Pseudoalteromonas piratica, the following proteins share a genomic window:
- a CDS encoding methyl-accepting chemotaxis protein, whose protein sequence is MVLTVKQKITFGFASVGILLAAVCLFFYFSLTNIERAYLNIKQEALPVQRSADDIQSIILNYSKNANAIYGASKIALIEKLSNQNDQLKQSLLSKLSINHTNNAINLGTLNEQSLLLITASENLIKSKKTLIAAKNENKDLIMKQLALIKDSADLLYDLESISGLNGRLLEEVMGTVVRIDDMLFNLIDLTNNLKQTLDRETQEKHQNDTRFLLANIKDNFNFLLQQLSTVNSGDFKQAFENNLIAFNANLDTPGTLYLQQKTQSEKEIQIEDNFHKIESLSDSIADSIMQIKQSAGDIVNRYQQIADNKIADNKLLLIIIAVVFLLVAFVIATLTIKAIITPLSHVNNTLTRVANGDFSRDAKKINEDEFGELSDKLNRVIHNLKELINDIFAQVVILEERLENSLNRSSTVSSNAQKQIARAKHTTTLAEDVHHSADMVNKQTKQSNNDILDASKQSDAVLSLATQNREQIQLLAANLNTSVKLMDELSIQSSNIGSILDTIVAISEQTNLLALNAAIEAARAGEQGRGFAVVADEVRLLASRTQASTKEIAQMITRLQNGTTEAQNTINQGQESALKCTERSATLTAAVDSIEQSLSRLADQSNQIDSSSATQISMAQDIVERLQDVEKSAEHNSNEVSALSENISQINELGHKVSEALNRFKL, encoded by the coding sequence ATGGTGTTAACAGTAAAGCAAAAAATTACATTTGGCTTTGCATCCGTTGGTATCCTGCTTGCTGCAGTTTGCCTGTTTTTCTATTTTTCCCTCACCAATATTGAGCGCGCTTATTTAAATATAAAACAGGAAGCATTGCCCGTTCAGCGAAGTGCAGATGATATCCAATCAATTATCTTAAACTATTCAAAAAACGCCAATGCAATTTATGGCGCATCAAAAATTGCATTAATCGAAAAACTCTCAAATCAAAACGACCAGCTCAAACAAAGCTTGCTATCAAAACTCAGTATAAATCACACAAATAATGCCATTAACTTAGGCACGTTAAACGAGCAAAGTCTATTATTGATTACTGCATCCGAAAACCTCATCAAGAGTAAAAAAACATTAATTGCTGCAAAAAACGAGAATAAAGATTTAATTATGAAGCAGCTAGCGCTAATCAAAGACTCTGCAGACTTACTGTATGATTTAGAATCTATTTCTGGCTTGAACGGACGATTATTAGAGGAGGTGATGGGAACTGTGGTTCGTATCGACGACATGCTATTTAATCTTATCGACTTAACGAATAATTTAAAGCAAACCCTAGACCGAGAAACCCAAGAAAAGCACCAAAATGATACACGATTTTTACTAGCGAATATTAAAGATAACTTTAACTTTCTTTTACAACAATTAAGTACAGTAAATAGTGGTGATTTTAAACAAGCATTCGAAAATAATCTCATTGCTTTCAACGCAAATCTCGATACACCAGGAACCTTATATCTCCAGCAAAAAACGCAGTCGGAAAAAGAGATACAGATTGAAGACAACTTTCACAAAATAGAGTCGCTGTCTGATTCTATTGCAGATTCAATAATGCAAATAAAACAAAGCGCAGGCGATATTGTAAATAGATACCAGCAAATTGCAGACAATAAAATTGCAGATAACAAACTGTTGTTAATCATCATTGCTGTGGTGTTCTTGTTAGTCGCATTTGTTATTGCAACTCTGACCATAAAAGCCATTATTACGCCTTTAAGTCATGTTAATAACACGCTAACACGAGTTGCTAATGGTGATTTCTCTAGGGATGCCAAAAAAATAAATGAAGACGAATTTGGTGAACTCAGTGACAAACTTAACCGTGTTATTCACAATTTAAAAGAGTTAATCAATGATATTTTCGCGCAAGTGGTGATTTTAGAAGAGCGCTTAGAAAATTCCCTAAATAGAAGCAGCACAGTATCATCTAACGCACAAAAGCAAATTGCACGTGCAAAGCACACAACAACACTTGCTGAAGATGTACATCACAGTGCAGATATGGTGAACAAGCAAACCAAACAAAGCAATAATGATATTCTTGACGCCAGTAAGCAAAGTGACGCCGTACTCAGTCTTGCTACCCAAAACAGAGAGCAAATTCAATTACTGGCAGCAAATTTAAATACCTCCGTTAAACTGATGGACGAACTATCAATCCAATCAAGCAACATAGGCAGTATTCTCGATACAATTGTGGCGATTTCTGAGCAAACAAATTTATTGGCGTTAAACGCAGCAATTGAAGCGGCAAGAGCAGGGGAGCAAGGACGAGGGTTTGCTGTTGTTGCCGATGAAGTAAGGCTGCTCGCATCCCGCACTCAAGCGTCCACGAAAGAAATTGCGCAAATGATAACGCGTTTACAAAATGGCACAACCGAAGCACAAAATACCATTAATCAAGGGCAAGAATCAGCGCTAAAATGTACAGAACGAAGCGCTACGCTAACCGCAGCAGTAGACAGCATAGAGCAAAGCTTATCTCGTCTTGCTGATCAAAGTAATCAAATTGATAGCTCTAGCGCCACGCAAATTTCAATGGCACAAGATATTGTTGAGCGTTTACAAGATGTGGAAAAAAGTGCTGAGCATAATAGTAATGAAGTGTCAGCACTCAGTGAAAATATTAGTCAAATTAATGAGCTTGGTCATAAAGTTAGCGAAGCACTCAATCGCTTTAAGCTTTAA
- a CDS encoding alpha/beta hydrolase family protein, translated as MLNRLLAVLLFLFVLNIKAEPLPIKSFASLPQVQNVNLSPDGNKIAYLQNYAGTLVLRVFDNTAQKDLPVIKSDNLNTILNWVEWANNDVLLLGLSYTSREGSLKYTSTRLYKFDLKSKTQKPVRLISPKRGRETLDPQFQDNVINFLPEDDEHILVAAAFDTPNRPSVYKVNVNTRKRKRLMRSKDNVKDWITDRQGNVRIGFAVDDTTVTYKLFVKNSHKQKELFKFEVFSRDRVSIIGFDKNPNIIYFTALLDGKDALYKTDISKDILKHELVFSDPDYDFDGSLLYSNVTGEVIGFTHSNLDNGRQYWDTDRANLQKALNSAFPEDKITVFDFSDDGTKYLAYKRSTMDPGTYYFGDRAANNISIFSQRYPDITEQVIAQKTNIVYPARDGLNIEGYLTLPNSENTQNLPTIILPHGGPMARDYAGFDYWSQLFANQGYAVLQPNFRGSSGYGYDFEMSALQGWGDEMQNDLEDAAKWMISKGYADKDRICMVGASYGGYASLMALIKHPETFKCAASFAPVTDLEMIVSKARYFDNKEIIKAQFGTDDDKLASQSPVNFAKVINRPILLIHGTDDKVVPVAHSRDMFDELNDYDKQVEYIELEDGNHYLNYEKHRIQTLTAITEFLKKHL; from the coding sequence ATGCTAAATCGTTTGCTTGCTGTTTTACTATTCCTATTTGTCCTTAACATAAAGGCAGAACCACTGCCGATAAAGTCATTTGCGTCATTACCACAAGTACAAAACGTAAACTTATCACCCGATGGCAATAAAATTGCCTATTTACAAAATTATGCCGGTACCTTGGTTTTACGAGTATTCGATAACACTGCACAAAAAGATTTGCCCGTTATCAAAAGTGATAATTTAAATACCATTCTAAATTGGGTTGAATGGGCAAACAACGATGTTTTGCTACTAGGCTTGAGCTATACCAGTAGAGAAGGCTCTCTTAAATACACCAGCACACGACTTTACAAGTTTGATTTAAAAAGTAAAACGCAAAAGCCGGTTCGACTGATCAGTCCAAAGCGAGGGCGCGAAACATTAGATCCCCAGTTCCAAGATAATGTGATCAACTTTTTACCGGAAGACGACGAGCATATTTTGGTTGCAGCTGCATTTGATACCCCTAATCGTCCTAGCGTTTATAAAGTAAATGTGAATACTAGAAAACGTAAACGATTAATGCGCAGTAAAGACAATGTCAAAGACTGGATAACCGACCGCCAAGGTAACGTTAGAATTGGCTTTGCAGTAGATGATACCACTGTCACTTATAAGCTCTTTGTTAAAAATAGCCATAAGCAAAAAGAGCTATTTAAATTTGAAGTATTTAGCCGAGATAGAGTGTCTATTATTGGATTTGATAAAAACCCAAATATCATTTACTTCACTGCTCTATTAGATGGCAAGGATGCACTTTATAAAACGGATATTTCAAAAGATATTCTTAAGCATGAACTTGTGTTTTCAGATCCTGACTATGATTTTGACGGCAGTTTACTTTACTCCAATGTGACAGGCGAAGTGATTGGCTTTACACACTCAAACTTAGATAATGGCCGCCAATATTGGGACACGGATAGAGCCAACTTACAAAAAGCCCTAAACTCAGCTTTTCCTGAGGATAAAATCACGGTATTTGATTTCAGCGATGATGGAACGAAATACCTTGCTTACAAACGCTCTACAATGGATCCAGGCACCTATTATTTTGGTGATAGAGCAGCCAATAACATATCCATCTTTTCCCAGAGATACCCAGATATTACCGAGCAGGTTATCGCTCAGAAAACTAACATCGTTTACCCAGCCCGTGATGGTTTAAACATTGAGGGCTATTTAACCCTGCCAAATAGCGAAAATACACAAAACTTACCTACCATTATTTTGCCACATGGCGGCCCCATGGCTCGTGATTATGCTGGTTTTGATTATTGGAGTCAGTTATTTGCTAACCAAGGATATGCAGTATTACAGCCAAACTTTAGAGGGTCATCAGGCTATGGGTATGATTTTGAAATGTCTGCCTTACAAGGTTGGGGAGATGAGATGCAAAACGACTTAGAAGATGCAGCAAAATGGATGATCTCAAAGGGCTATGCAGATAAAGATCGCATCTGTATGGTTGGTGCAAGTTATGGCGGTTATGCCTCATTAATGGCATTAATTAAACACCCTGAAACGTTTAAATGCGCGGCCAGCTTCGCCCCCGTTACTGACCTTGAAATGATTGTGTCAAAAGCACGTTATTTCGATAATAAAGAGATAATCAAAGCCCAATTTGGCACTGACGATGATAAATTAGCATCGCAATCTCCTGTCAATTTCGCAAAAGTCATTAACCGACCAATTTTATTAATTCATGGCACTGATGATAAAGTTGTTCCAGTGGCTCATAGTCGTGACATGTTTGATGAGTTAAATGATTATGACAAGCAAGTTGAATACATCGAGTTAGAAGATGGTAATCATTATTTAAATTATGAAAAGCACCGTATTCAAACATTAACGGCAATTACCGAGTTTTTGAAAAAGCATCTGTAA
- a CDS encoding ABC-F family ATPase → MLSSNNITMQFGAKPLFENISVKFGDGNRYGLIGANGCGKSTFMKILSGELEPSAGNISYDPNERIAKLNQDQFAYEEFSVVDTVIMGHKELWNIKKERDRIYSLPEMSEEEGMLVAELETQFAEMDGYSAEAKAGELLLGVGIPTEQHYGLMSEVAPGWKLRVLLAQVLFAEPDIMLLDEPTNNLDIYTIKWLEDVLNQRDCTMIIISHDRHFLNSVCTHMADIDYGELRIYPGNYDEYMFAATQARERLLSDNAKKKAQIAELQQFVSRFSANASKAKQATSRAKQIDKIQLEEVKASSRQNPFIRFEQSKQLFRNALELENLAQGYDETLFSNLSALVEVGEKVAIIGENGVGKTTLLHTLANRLAAKDGEVKWSENANIGYYAQDHADDFAAEMDLFQWMEQWQQEGDDEQVVRGYLGRLLFSQNDIKKSVKVISGGEQGRMLFGKLMMHKPNILLMDEPTNHMDMESIESLNLALEQYQGTLFFVSHDRQFVSSLATRIWEIKDGKVIDFQGSYDEYLAKKEAEEIR, encoded by the coding sequence ATGCTTAGTTCTAACAACATCACCATGCAATTTGGTGCAAAACCACTTTTTGAAAATATCTCGGTTAAATTTGGCGATGGAAATCGTTACGGCCTGATTGGTGCCAATGGCTGTGGTAAATCAACATTCATGAAAATCTTAAGTGGTGAACTTGAACCAAGCGCAGGTAATATTTCATATGATCCCAATGAACGCATTGCTAAACTAAATCAAGACCAGTTTGCCTACGAAGAGTTCAGTGTTGTTGATACTGTTATTATGGGTCACAAAGAACTTTGGAATATTAAAAAAGAACGTGATCGTATCTATTCACTACCCGAGATGAGTGAAGAAGAAGGCATGTTGGTTGCTGAACTTGAAACACAGTTCGCAGAAATGGATGGCTATTCAGCAGAAGCAAAAGCCGGTGAACTGTTATTAGGTGTCGGTATTCCAACGGAGCAGCACTATGGTTTGATGTCAGAAGTTGCACCAGGATGGAAACTGCGTGTGCTACTTGCACAAGTACTCTTTGCCGAGCCTGATATCATGTTACTCGATGAACCAACAAACAACCTCGATATTTACACCATTAAGTGGTTAGAAGATGTTTTGAATCAACGTGATTGTACCATGATCATTATTTCGCACGACCGCCACTTTTTAAACTCAGTATGTACCCATATGGCCGATATTGACTACGGTGAGTTACGCATTTATCCGGGTAACTACGATGAATATATGTTTGCGGCCACTCAAGCTCGCGAACGTCTATTATCTGACAACGCCAAAAAGAAAGCGCAAATAGCCGAACTTCAACAATTTGTCTCGCGTTTCTCTGCCAATGCATCAAAAGCAAAGCAAGCAACATCACGCGCGAAACAAATCGATAAAATTCAACTAGAAGAAGTGAAAGCTTCAAGCCGTCAAAACCCCTTTATTCGTTTTGAACAGTCAAAGCAATTATTCAGAAATGCTCTTGAACTTGAAAACCTTGCTCAAGGTTACGATGAAACCCTATTTAGCAATTTATCAGCGCTTGTTGAAGTGGGTGAAAAAGTGGCGATCATCGGTGAGAATGGTGTAGGTAAAACAACCCTTCTTCATACGCTTGCAAACCGTTTAGCTGCAAAAGACGGCGAAGTTAAATGGTCAGAAAATGCGAATATTGGTTATTATGCTCAAGATCACGCTGATGACTTTGCCGCGGAAATGGATCTATTTCAATGGATGGAGCAATGGCAACAAGAAGGTGACGATGAGCAAGTAGTCCGTGGTTATTTAGGTCGCTTATTGTTCTCACAAAATGACATTAAGAAGTCAGTTAAAGTAATTTCAGGTGGTGAGCAAGGACGTATGTTGTTTGGCAAATTAATGATGCATAAGCCAAACATCTTATTAATGGATGAACCAACAAACCACATGGACATGGAATCGATTGAATCTTTAAACCTTGCCCTTGAGCAATACCAAGGCACCTTGTTTTTCGTATCGCACGATCGTCAATTCGTTTCGTCTCTTGCAACCCGTATTTGGGAAATTAAAGACGGCAAAGTGATCGACTTCCAAGGTTCTTACGATGAATATTTAGCTAAAAAAGAAGCGGAAGAAATTCGATAA
- a CDS encoding PQQ-dependent sugar dehydrogenase produces MYQKINKLPILGAVIFAALSAPVHAKVEDLFKSTCASCHGETLTGGMAGSLVDKTWLSSGTDQALTDAIKKGIASAGMPAFGSVLTDEEVRTLVVYIREAGAKAAQQQTPESEFGKAFKTKYHSVSTQEVLTTDGIVWALDFLPDNSLLYTLREGELWHLDINGVKTQIKGIPKVWHKRQGGLLDVYPDPNYQQNGWIYLSFSQPAGKNDAGDEVAFTKIVRGKIKGGKWLEQQTLFEAEPENRQNRGWHFGSRFAIQGDYLFFTNGDEGRQNDAQDITTQNGKIHRIYKDGRIPKDNPFYNEPGAQKTIWTYGNRNPQGLTLHPSTGQLWSTEHGPRGGDELNLITKGVNYGWPKVTFGMNYNGTPITEHTELPGMQSPVHHWTPSIAVAGMNFYTGEQFKKWQGDLFVGSLAKKQLHRLRIENNKVVEDEIILKGLGRIRDVVTAPDGSIYLTINDRNKNQSKIIAITK; encoded by the coding sequence ATGTATCAAAAAATTAATAAGTTACCGATATTAGGGGCAGTGATATTTGCTGCTTTGAGCGCACCTGTTCATGCCAAAGTTGAAGACCTGTTTAAATCAACGTGTGCATCGTGCCATGGTGAAACGTTAACGGGTGGCATGGCAGGGTCACTGGTCGATAAAACTTGGCTTTCATCAGGTACAGATCAAGCGCTTACAGATGCAATCAAAAAGGGCATCGCCAGTGCTGGCATGCCGGCATTTGGCAGCGTGCTGACTGATGAAGAAGTACGCACACTGGTTGTTTATATCCGTGAAGCGGGTGCAAAAGCTGCGCAACAACAAACACCAGAATCAGAGTTTGGCAAAGCGTTTAAAACCAAATACCACTCTGTATCAACTCAAGAAGTGTTAACCACTGATGGCATTGTATGGGCTCTTGACTTCTTACCTGACAATAGCTTGCTCTACACACTTCGTGAGGGTGAGCTTTGGCATTTAGATATTAACGGTGTGAAAACGCAAATCAAAGGCATTCCAAAGGTTTGGCATAAACGGCAAGGAGGATTATTGGATGTCTATCCTGATCCAAATTACCAACAAAATGGTTGGATTTACCTGTCATTTAGTCAGCCGGCAGGAAAAAATGATGCAGGTGATGAAGTTGCGTTTACCAAAATAGTGCGTGGTAAAATAAAAGGCGGAAAGTGGCTAGAGCAACAAACTTTATTTGAAGCGGAACCTGAAAACCGACAAAACCGTGGTTGGCACTTTGGCTCACGTTTTGCAATTCAAGGCGACTACTTATTTTTTACCAATGGTGATGAAGGCCGTCAAAATGATGCGCAAGATATCACAACACAAAACGGTAAAATTCATCGAATTTATAAAGATGGGCGTATTCCAAAGGATAACCCTTTCTACAATGAGCCTGGAGCTCAAAAAACGATTTGGACCTACGGTAATCGTAATCCTCAGGGATTAACGCTACATCCTTCAACGGGTCAATTATGGTCGACCGAGCATGGTCCGCGTGGCGGCGATGAATTAAACCTGATTACAAAAGGCGTGAACTATGGTTGGCCAAAAGTCACTTTTGGCATGAATTATAATGGCACACCTATTACGGAGCACACCGAGCTACCGGGTATGCAATCACCTGTACATCACTGGACACCTTCAATCGCAGTTGCTGGCATGAATTTTTACACCGGGGAACAATTCAAAAAATGGCAAGGTGATTTATTCGTAGGCAGTTTAGCTAAGAAACAACTACATCGTTTACGTATCGAAAATAATAAGGTTGTGGAAGATGAAATAATCTTAAAGGGGTTAGGGCGGATCCGAGATGTTGTCACCGCACCAGATGGTAGTATTTATTTAACAATAAATGACCGCAATAAAAATCAAAGTAAGATTATTGCTATCACCAAGTAA
- a CDS encoding TonB-dependent receptor, whose product MSVIALHFNANATTSGNSLSEIETIVTTANRAEQSHLKLIGNTSVIAKDAIESVNAEHLNQLLSLASGVWLSRGNGQESLLSVRSPVLTGAGSCAEFLTLENNISLRAPGFCNVNQLFDSHFEASDNIEVVKGNNSARYGSNAIHGIINLTNTLYDKPTSASLDIGSDDFYRLNGSISQDYHDVSFGAAATITSDGGFQESSGYQQQKLSVGAKHNLGRWQSMHHFTITNLAQDTAGYLQQGEHAYKDKSLLKINAFPDAYRDSISLRYSMNNMLELEDTRWEITPYLRYNQMEFLMHFLPGTPVEENDQKSLGVQIKRLSNINDRLSLKIGSDIDLTKGSLLQYQTAETESNSAFLRAVLPQGKHYDYSVFGQNYAVFSQLDMTLADNQNAFVAVRYDVTQYKYTNHMASGNLKEDGTACGFGGCRYTRPDDQRTTFNDFSFSLGYSYAIDDNLIIFTKADDSFRAPHTAELYRLQNNQQNIDINSVDANQLEIGMRYMNGDLFAEVNIYHLEKQNAIYQDADRHYLNGLETRHRGIELDLNWQIHPLLKARLNTSYAKHTYENNPQNGATIKGNEIDTSPRLMANMHFDWQVSNSVNTQLEIRHLDGYYLDAQNTQQYAGHTVSNLRTYWEINDAISLSLAILNLFDSRYAERADYAFGNHRYFIGEPRNYSAQLRYQF is encoded by the coding sequence ATGAGCGTTATCGCTTTACATTTCAATGCAAATGCCACTACCTCAGGCAATAGCCTTTCAGAGATTGAAACCATAGTAACAACTGCCAATCGCGCTGAGCAATCCCATTTAAAACTCATAGGTAACACTAGCGTTATCGCAAAAGACGCTATTGAATCAGTTAATGCAGAGCATTTAAATCAACTGCTTAGCCTTGCGTCGGGTGTATGGTTAAGCCGCGGCAATGGACAAGAATCGCTTTTATCCGTTCGCTCTCCGGTTTTAACAGGGGCAGGATCATGCGCGGAATTTTTAACACTAGAAAATAACATTAGTCTTCGCGCGCCTGGCTTTTGTAATGTGAACCAATTATTCGATAGCCATTTTGAAGCAAGTGACAACATTGAAGTGGTTAAAGGTAACAACTCTGCCCGCTATGGCTCGAATGCAATTCACGGCATTATCAACCTCACCAATACCCTTTATGATAAACCTACAAGCGCGAGTTTAGATATCGGCAGTGACGACTTCTATCGCTTAAATGGCAGCATTAGCCAAGACTATCATGATGTGTCTTTTGGTGCCGCTGCCACCATTACTTCCGATGGGGGTTTTCAAGAAAGTTCGGGTTATCAACAACAAAAACTATCAGTAGGTGCTAAACATAACCTTGGTAGGTGGCAATCAATGCATCACTTTACAATTACTAACTTGGCTCAGGACACTGCCGGTTACTTACAACAAGGGGAACACGCATATAAGGATAAGTCCCTACTCAAAATTAATGCGTTTCCAGATGCTTATCGTGACAGCATATCGCTACGCTACAGTATGAATAATATGCTTGAATTAGAGGATACTCGATGGGAAATTACGCCCTATCTTAGATACAACCAAATGGAATTTTTAATGCACTTTTTACCGGGTACCCCGGTTGAAGAGAATGATCAAAAAAGCCTTGGTGTACAAATTAAACGCCTTAGTAATATAAACGATCGTCTCAGCTTAAAAATTGGCAGTGATATTGACTTAACAAAAGGTAGTTTATTGCAATATCAGACCGCTGAAACAGAGTCTAACTCTGCTTTTCTGCGCGCGGTTTTACCACAGGGCAAGCATTACGATTACAGTGTCTTTGGCCAAAACTATGCCGTGTTTAGCCAGCTTGATATGACATTGGCTGATAATCAAAATGCATTTGTCGCCGTGCGCTATGATGTTACGCAATACAAGTACACAAACCACATGGCAAGCGGTAATTTAAAAGAGGATGGCACCGCGTGTGGCTTTGGCGGTTGCCGTTATACACGACCTGATGATCAACGTACTACCTTTAACGATTTCAGTTTTAGTCTGGGCTATTCTTACGCCATTGACGACAACCTAATTATTTTTACCAAAGCGGATGATAGCTTTAGAGCCCCCCACACGGCTGAGTTATACCGTTTACAAAACAATCAGCAAAACATCGATATTAACAGTGTAGATGCCAATCAACTTGAAATAGGCATGCGTTACATGAATGGTGATCTTTTTGCAGAAGTTAATATCTACCACCTAGAAAAGCAAAATGCTATTTACCAAGATGCTGATAGACATTATTTAAATGGTTTAGAAACACGCCACCGGGGTATTGAACTAGACCTCAATTGGCAGATACACCCGCTTTTAAAAGCGCGATTAAATACCAGTTATGCCAAGCATACCTATGAAAATAACCCACAAAACGGTGCGACTATAAAAGGCAATGAAATTGATACCTCACCTCGGTTAATGGCAAACATGCACTTCGATTGGCAAGTATCGAATAGCGTGAACACACAGCTCGAAATACGCCATTTAGATGGGTATTACCTAGATGCGCAAAATACTCAGCAATATGCAGGCCATACCGTGAGTAATTTACGTACTTATTGGGAAATAAACGATGCCATTTCGCTTTCATTGGCTATTTTGAATCTCTTTGATTCACGCTATGCCGAACGTGCTGATTATGCATTTGGTAATCATAGATACTTTATTGGCGAACCAAGAAACTACTCTGCACAGTTACGATATCAGTTTTAA
- a CDS encoding ABC1 kinase family protein, with product MEKKEVKVPSSRFGRASKLGGLFAKVATNVAFHGTKEFVKGKKPVLSDLLLTPNNLQKLTNELASMRGAAMKLGQLLSMDAGELLPPELSSILAKLRDNANAMPHKQLVKVLTDEWGENWVDNFAYFNLKPFACASIGQVHIAHDDCAKKLAVKLQYPGVKGAIKSDVDNLGRILKLSGLIPKQVDLDTLLNETAEQLINEANYEKEAQFICRFENQLNQNQFTLPKVHSLSNDNILVMSFIEGMPIEEAATLSQARRDKIATALFTLFFTELFDLQLMQTDPNFANYLYHVETHKIGLLDFGATREISDNIASGYLSLFKALYLQDKTQIEQAARSIGFFKAEIDGEYLTKILNVFRIASEPLRLDQEYDFATCTIAASLRNESMSINKQKDQWHTPPVDALFIHRKIAGLYLLAKRLNAKVNVHQLLKPYL from the coding sequence ATGGAAAAAAAAGAAGTAAAAGTGCCCAGCTCACGTTTTGGCAGAGCAAGTAAACTGGGAGGCTTATTTGCAAAAGTTGCTACCAATGTGGCTTTTCATGGCACTAAAGAGTTTGTAAAAGGAAAGAAACCTGTTTTATCGGACTTATTACTCACACCAAACAACCTGCAAAAACTGACTAACGAGCTTGCCTCTATGCGTGGTGCAGCCATGAAGTTAGGTCAGTTACTGTCTATGGATGCGGGAGAGCTTCTGCCGCCAGAATTAAGTTCAATTCTCGCCAAATTACGTGATAACGCCAATGCAATGCCACATAAGCAACTGGTAAAAGTACTAACGGATGAATGGGGAGAAAATTGGGTCGATAACTTTGCTTATTTTAACCTTAAACCGTTTGCGTGTGCCTCCATTGGTCAGGTCCATATTGCCCATGATGATTGCGCAAAAAAACTGGCTGTTAAACTTCAATACCCAGGCGTTAAAGGTGCCATAAAAAGCGATGTTGATAACCTAGGCCGAATATTAAAACTCTCTGGCCTGATACCAAAACAAGTTGATTTAGACACCTTACTTAATGAAACTGCCGAGCAACTTATTAACGAGGCTAATTACGAGAAAGAAGCACAATTTATTTGTAGGTTTGAAAATCAACTCAATCAAAATCAGTTTACGCTTCCAAAAGTACATTCACTTAGCAATGATAATATTCTCGTTATGAGTTTTATCGAGGGTATGCCGATAGAAGAAGCTGCCACTTTATCTCAAGCAAGACGAGATAAAATAGCAACGGCGTTATTTACCCTCTTTTTTACTGAATTATTTGACTTGCAACTTATGCAAACTGACCCGAATTTCGCTAATTATCTTTACCATGTTGAAACGCACAAAATTGGTTTACTTGATTTCGGCGCTACACGCGAAATATCCGATAACATTGCTTCTGGTTATCTATCTCTTTTCAAAGCGTTGTATTTGCAAGATAAAACACAGATTGAACAGGCAGCTCGTAGTATTGGTTTTTTCAAAGCTGAAATTGATGGTGAATACTTAACAAAAATTTTGAATGTGTTTCGTATTGCGTCTGAGCCACTTCGGTTAGATCAAGAGTATGATTTTGCAACCTGCACCATTGCAGCGAGTTTGCGAAACGAAAGTATGAGCATCAACAAGCAAAAGGACCAGTGGCACACGCCCCCCGTAGATGCATTATTTATTCATCGCAAAATAGCGGGACTATACCTTTTAGCCAAACGGCTTAATGCCAAAGTGAATGTTCATCAACTTTTAAAACCCTACTTGTAA